A section of the Primulina eburnea isolate SZY01 chromosome 1, ASM2296580v1, whole genome shotgun sequence genome encodes:
- the LOC140825872 gene encoding protein DETOXIFICATION 49-like isoform X2, which translates to MCIKCNNPSDHRDSDKFTSLIPKTPTLIQPTQKPHKPTSHLSLLLQESVSIARIALPMILTGLLLYSRSIISMLFLGRLGDLALAGGSLAVGFANITGYSVLSGLAMGMEPICGQAFGAKKILLFCGQDESIAAQAQEYLFYSLPDLFAQAVLHPLRIYLRTQSITLPLTFCAAFSILLHVPINYLLVSKLELGIKGVAFAGVWTNINLVASLVVYIIVSGVYKKTWEGVSMECLKGWKSLLNLAIPSCVSVCLEWWWYEIMILICGLLLNPKATVASMGILIQTTALIYIFPSSLSFSVSTRVGNEIGAGRPQKAKFAAIVGLSGGFLLGFTAFLFAVSVRNIWATMFTQDKEIIALTSLVLPIIGLCELGNCPQTTGCGVLRGTARPKVGANINLGCFYLVGMPVAVGLAFFLRMDFQGLWFGLLAAQTSCMITMMVVLLLTDWESESRKAEELTKEYRILDRNEEDEKFGSDKAENKGDSQC; encoded by the exons ATGTGCATCAAATGCAATAATCCTTCAGATCATCGAGATTCCGACAAGTTCACTTCTTTGATCCCCAAAACCCCAACACTAATCCAACCCACACAGAAACCACACAAGCCCACCAGTCATCTCTCTCTCCTTCTTCAAGAATCCGTCTCCATAGCCAGAATAGCTCTCCCAATGATCCTAACAGGTCTGCTACTCTACTCCAGGTCCATTATCTCGATGCTTTTTCTCGGAAGATTAGGGGACTTAGCTTTAGCGGGCGGTTCTTTAGCAGTCGGGTTCGCTAACATCACCGGTTATTCTGTCCTCTCTGGTTTAGCGATGGGGATGGAACCCATTTGTGGACAAGCTTTTGGAGCCAAAAA GATTCTTCTCTTCTGTGGGCAAGATGAATCCATTGCAGCACAAGCTCAAGAATATTTGTTCTATTCTTTGCCTGATCTGTTTGCTCAGGCTGTATTACATCCACTGCGAATCTACCTCAGAACTCAGTCCATAACTTTGCCGCTAACTTTCTGCGCAGCTTTTTCGATTCTTTTGCATGTACCTATTAACTATCTCCTCGTTTCAAAGCTCGAATTAGGTATAAAAGGAGTTGCATTTGCTGGGGTTTGGACAAATATAAACCTTGTTGCATCGTTAGTGGTCTACATAATAGTATCTGGAGTGTATAAAAAAACTTGGGAAGGCGTATCGATGGAGTGTTTAAAGGGCTGGAAATCCCTTCTGAATCTAGCTATTCCAAGCTGTGTTTCAGTTTGTCTTGAATGGTGGTGGTATGAAATAATGATCTTGATTTGTGGGCTGCTGCTAAACCCAAAGGCAACAGTTGCATCAATGGGGATTCTGATTCAAACCACCGCATTAATCTACATATTCCCATCTTCTCTCAGTTTCAGCGTGTCAACTAGAGTGGGCAACGAGATAGGAGCCGGCAGGCCCCAGAAGGCGAAATTCGCCGCCATTGTCGGTCTCTCCGGGGGATTCCTACTGGGATTCACCGCCTTCTTGTTTGCAGTATCGGTTAGAAACATATGGGCCACGATGTTCACCCAAGATAAAGAGATAATAGCATTGACATCTCTGGTTCTGCCGATAATCGGGCTCTGCGAGCTGGGGAATTGCCCGCAGACTACGGGCTGCGGGGTGCTGAGAGGGACGGCCCGACCGAAAGTCGGAGCAAACATCAACTTGGGATGCTTCTATCTGGTGGGAATGCCGGTGGCTGTGGGATTAGCTTTCTTCTTGAGAATGGACTTCCAGGGCCTGTGGTTCGGGCTTCTGGCGGCCCAAACTTCATGTATGATAACAATGATGGTCGTTCTGCTGCTAACTGATTGGGAATCGGAGTCCCGAAAAGCAGAAGAATTGACCAAAGAATACAGAATTCTTGATCGAAACGAAGAAGATGAAAAATTTGGATCAGATAAAGCAGAAAACAAGGGAGATAGCCAATGTTAA
- the LOC140810958 gene encoding uncharacterized protein produces the protein MSNLKQLTDSSLSKTNQGMKPCGGVVTKSGLGFQGNTLDTGDQNFPIDDTGCLDRLLQSIGDSTCFAPDANGKQLSDVIADYQKLIDPSNLDSFMSGMENGGQIQESLFGPDLVAFDLTMSSEDSGIRTSLTDDVQFRNQGQQNCGKDTINSLDFNAPSQFRTTLFSPSEREDQEFLASLLASDQFGEEQTTLNGM, from the exons ATGTCGAATTTGAAGCAGCTTACTGATTCAAGCCTGAGTAAGACAAACCAGGGAATGAAACCTTGCGGTGGAGTGGTAACTAAGAGTGGATTAGGATTCCAGGGAAATACCCTCGATACTGGTGATCAAAACTTTCCGATCGATGATACGGGCTGCTTGGATCGATTGCTGCAGTCTATAGGGGATTCTACATGCTTTGCGCCCGATGCGAATGGAAAACAGTTGTCTGATGTAATTGCAGATTACCAAAAGTTAATCGATCCTTCTAATTTAGATAGCTTTATGAGTGGCATGGAAAATGGAGGGCAAATTCAAGAATCTCTGTTTGGTCCTGATTTGGTTGCATTTGATCTTACCATGTCCTCGGAAGACAGTGGAATCAGGACTTCTCTTACAGATGACGTGCAATTTCGAAATCAGGGACAG CAGAATTGTGGAAAAGATACAATCAACTCTCTGGATTTCAATGCTCCTTCACAATTCAGGACAACGCTTTTCTCTCCGAGTGag cGCGAAGATCAAGAATTTCTTGCATCTTTACTCGCTTCTGACCAATTTGGAGAGGAGCAAACAACCCTCAATGGAATGTAA
- the LOC140825885 gene encoding probable transcriptional regulator SLK2 produces the protein MAGEMAQSSLSSGIFFEGDGPSRGVGNSQLNSNSRNSLNALPGHAHGIMDQVSGDASKTFLNSVASSGPSVGASSLVTDANSGLSGGPHLQRSASINTESYLLLPASPMSFSSNNISISGSSVMDGSSTVQRSSNPDPGSQQAQQSQPHQGASSATYLPTSRMGQVQFPGGQRVPSSFFQDPTNISQLLKKPRLEIKQEDILQQQVLQQLMHRQDPIQLQNPNTQLQALMQQQRLRQQQLLPSLSPMQRAQLLQQQQQQQLLLKHHLQQQGVQAASGIKRPYDGGVCSRRLMQYLYHQRQRPTENTIAYWRKFVAEYYSPRAKKRWCLSLYDNIRHLSPGVFPQAATDAWCCDICGSKSGRGFEATSEVLPRLNEIKFSSGVIDELLFLDFPRENRFPSGVMMLEYAKAVQESIYEQFRVVSEGQLRIIFTPDLKILSWEFCARKHEELIPRRLVAPQVNQLLQVAQKCHDTISESGPNGISPPDLQANSAMIVTAGRQLARSLELQSLNDLGFSKRYVRCLQIAEVVNSMKDLMGFCREQKVGAIEGLKNFPRRAILSNVQLQEVERMGGLQDMPTDNNLMVLHAGINGVANNHPHMVGNRALSVSEQAALASTNYQNLLMRQNSINSIHNSMQLEGSSPFSISSQPSSSVTPKPSSIMLGSLQSPQVGGLLSSQAPQQGSSLQQQMFQQLLQDLNNNKNNKSAVVHPPSRSNSFRDASNGESFASVHNVGFGQTASESPQNLHSSTGIVQDITPEFSLNDFFNSDLDDNMNFSWKV, from the exons ATGGCTGGAGAAATGGCACAATCATCATTGAGTTCTGGTATCTTTTTTGAAGGAGATGGGCCATCCCGGGGTGTTGGAAATTCTCAGTTGAATTCAAATTCTAGGAACTCATTGAATGCATTACCTGGACATGCACATGGAATCATGGACCAGGTTTCTGGTGATGCTAGCAAAACATTTCTGAACAGTGTGGCAAGTTCTGGACCTAGTGTTGGTGCTAGTTCTCTGGTCACTGATGCAAACTCAGGACTCTCAGGAGGACCCCATCTTCAGAGAAGTGCTAGTATTAACACAGAATCTTACTTGCTCTTGCCAGCCTCACCGATGTCATTCTCTTCTAATAACATTAGCATTTCTGGCTCATCTGTCATGGATGGATCCTCAACGGTGCAGCGAAGCTCCAATCCAGATCCTGGTTCACAACAAGCCCAACAAAGTCAGCCGCATCAGGGGGCATCAAGTGCCACATATTTGCCTACGTCACGCATGGGTCAGGTTCAGTTCCCTGGTGGTCAGAGGGTTCCTAGTTCTTTTTTCCAGGACCCTACTAATATATCTCAGCTGCTAAAGAAACCCCGTTTGGAAATCAAGCAGGAAGATATTTTGCAACAGCAAGTTTTACAACAGTTGATGCATAGACAAGATCCCATCCAGTTACAGAACCCAAACACCCAACTGCAAGCTCTGATGCAGCAACAGAGGCTAAGACAACAACAGCTCTTACCATCTTTGTCCCCAATGCAGAGGGCTCAGTTATTACAACAGCAGCAACAGCAGCAGttgcttttaaaacatcatctTCAACAACAGGGAGTACAGGCTGCATCTGGAATTAAGCGTCCCTATGACGGTGGTGTATGCTCACGTCGACTAATGCAGTACTTGTATCATCAGAGACAGCGACCAACA GAAAACACTATCGCATATTGGAGAAAATTTGTGGCTGAGTACTACTCTCCACGAGCTAAAAAGAGGTGGTGTCTGTCCCTATATGATAACATCAGGCATCTTTCACCCGGTGTGTTCCCCCAGGCAGCAACG GATGCATGGTGTTGTGACATTTGTGGTTCAAAATCTGGAAGGGGATTCG AAGCAACTTCTGAAGTGCTCCCTAGactcaatgaaataaaatttagtAGTGGTGTTATAGACGAACTTCTGTTTCTGGACTTCCCTCGTGAAAATAGATTTCCTTCTGGAGTGATGATGCTGGAGTATGCAAAGGCAGTTCAAGAAAGTATATACGAACAATTCCGTGTGGTTTCTGAGGGTCAGCTTCGAATTATCTTCACACCTGATTTAAAG ATTTTGTCTTGGGAATTTTGTGCACGGAAACACGAAGAACTCATTCCTCGTAGATTAGTTGCCCCTCAG GTGAATCAACTGCTTCAGGTTGCACAGAAATGCCATGATACAATATCTGAAAGTGGACCCAATGGCATTTCTCCACCAGATTTACAGGCAAACAGTGCTAT GATTGTCACAGCTGGGCGTCAGCTTGCTAGGAGTTTGGAGTTGCAGTCATTAAATGATTTGGGATTTTCGAAAAGATATGTTCGGTGCCTGCAG ATTGCAGAGGTTGTCAATAGCATGAAAGACCTGATGGGATTTTGCAGAGAACAAAAAGTCGGGGCTATTG AGGGCTTGAAAAACTTTCCTCGCCGTGCCATTTTATCCAATGTCCAGTTGCAAGAAGTAGAGCGGATGGGAGGTCTGCAGGATATGCCAACTGATAATAATCTAATGGTATTGCATGCTGGGATCAACGGTGTAGCTAATAACCATCCGCATATGGTTGGCAACAGAGCTTTGAGTGTCTCGGAACAAGCTGCTCTTGCATCAACTAACTACCAAAATCTGCTTATGAGGCAGAATTCAATAAACTCCATCCATAATTCAATGCAATTAGAAGGATCTTCTCCTTTCAGCATTTCCAGTCAACCTTCATCTTCAGTGACTCCAAAGCCGTCCAGTATTATGCTAGGAAGCTTGCAGAGTCCACAGGTAGGTGGTCTTTTAAGCAGCCAAGCGCCACAGCAAGGCAGTTCATTGCAACAGCAAATGTTCCAGCAATTGCTTCAAGATTTGAACAATAACAAGAACAATAAGAGTGCAGTGGTACACCCACCGAGCAGAAGCAATAGTTTTAGAGATGCTTCAAATGGTGAATCTTTCGCTTCAGTTCACAATGTCGGATTCGGCCAAACAGCATCCGAATCGCCACAGAATCTTCATTCATCCACCGGGATCGTTCAAGATATTACCCCCGAGTTTTCACTAAATGACTTTTTTAACAGTGATCTTGATGACAACATGAACTTCAGCTGGAAGGTCTGA
- the LOC140825872 gene encoding protein DETOXIFICATION 49-like isoform X1, giving the protein MCIKCNNPSDHRDSDKFTSLIPKTPTLIQPTQKPHKPTSHLSLLLQESVSIARIALPMILTGLLLYSRSIISMLFLGRLGDLALAGGSLAVGFANITGYSVLSGLAMGMEPICGQAFGAKKYKLLGLSLQRTVLLLVFTSFPIAFLWLNMNRILLFCGQDESIAAQAQEYLFYSLPDLFAQAVLHPLRIYLRTQSITLPLTFCAAFSILLHVPINYLLVSKLELGIKGVAFAGVWTNINLVASLVVYIIVSGVYKKTWEGVSMECLKGWKSLLNLAIPSCVSVCLEWWWYEIMILICGLLLNPKATVASMGILIQTTALIYIFPSSLSFSVSTRVGNEIGAGRPQKAKFAAIVGLSGGFLLGFTAFLFAVSVRNIWATMFTQDKEIIALTSLVLPIIGLCELGNCPQTTGCGVLRGTARPKVGANINLGCFYLVGMPVAVGLAFFLRMDFQGLWFGLLAAQTSCMITMMVVLLLTDWESESRKAEELTKEYRILDRNEEDEKFGSDKAENKGDSQC; this is encoded by the coding sequence ATGTGCATCAAATGCAATAATCCTTCAGATCATCGAGATTCCGACAAGTTCACTTCTTTGATCCCCAAAACCCCAACACTAATCCAACCCACACAGAAACCACACAAGCCCACCAGTCATCTCTCTCTCCTTCTTCAAGAATCCGTCTCCATAGCCAGAATAGCTCTCCCAATGATCCTAACAGGTCTGCTACTCTACTCCAGGTCCATTATCTCGATGCTTTTTCTCGGAAGATTAGGGGACTTAGCTTTAGCGGGCGGTTCTTTAGCAGTCGGGTTCGCTAACATCACCGGTTATTCTGTCCTCTCTGGTTTAGCGATGGGGATGGAACCCATTTGTGGACAAGCTTTTGGAGCCAAAAAGTACAAACTCCTAGGACTTTCTTTGCAAAGAACTGTACTTTTGCTTGTTTTCACTTCGTTTCCAATAGCCTTTCTGTGGTTAAACATGAACAGGATTCTTCTCTTCTGTGGGCAAGATGAATCCATTGCAGCACAAGCTCAAGAATATTTGTTCTATTCTTTGCCTGATCTGTTTGCTCAGGCTGTATTACATCCACTGCGAATCTACCTCAGAACTCAGTCCATAACTTTGCCGCTAACTTTCTGCGCAGCTTTTTCGATTCTTTTGCATGTACCTATTAACTATCTCCTCGTTTCAAAGCTCGAATTAGGTATAAAAGGAGTTGCATTTGCTGGGGTTTGGACAAATATAAACCTTGTTGCATCGTTAGTGGTCTACATAATAGTATCTGGAGTGTATAAAAAAACTTGGGAAGGCGTATCGATGGAGTGTTTAAAGGGCTGGAAATCCCTTCTGAATCTAGCTATTCCAAGCTGTGTTTCAGTTTGTCTTGAATGGTGGTGGTATGAAATAATGATCTTGATTTGTGGGCTGCTGCTAAACCCAAAGGCAACAGTTGCATCAATGGGGATTCTGATTCAAACCACCGCATTAATCTACATATTCCCATCTTCTCTCAGTTTCAGCGTGTCAACTAGAGTGGGCAACGAGATAGGAGCCGGCAGGCCCCAGAAGGCGAAATTCGCCGCCATTGTCGGTCTCTCCGGGGGATTCCTACTGGGATTCACCGCCTTCTTGTTTGCAGTATCGGTTAGAAACATATGGGCCACGATGTTCACCCAAGATAAAGAGATAATAGCATTGACATCTCTGGTTCTGCCGATAATCGGGCTCTGCGAGCTGGGGAATTGCCCGCAGACTACGGGCTGCGGGGTGCTGAGAGGGACGGCCCGACCGAAAGTCGGAGCAAACATCAACTTGGGATGCTTCTATCTGGTGGGAATGCCGGTGGCTGTGGGATTAGCTTTCTTCTTGAGAATGGACTTCCAGGGCCTGTGGTTCGGGCTTCTGGCGGCCCAAACTTCATGTATGATAACAATGATGGTCGTTCTGCTGCTAACTGATTGGGAATCGGAGTCCCGAAAAGCAGAAGAATTGACCAAAGAATACAGAATTCTTGATCGAAACGAAGAAGATGAAAAATTTGGATCAGATAAAGCAGAAAACAAGGGAGATAGCCAATGTTAA